From Oryza sativa Japonica Group chromosome 4, ASM3414082v1, one genomic window encodes:
- the LOC4336417 gene encoding probable cytokinin riboside 5'-monophosphate phosphoribohydrolase LOGL6, which translates to MMDTDHTEIIKEGEAVVEAMALLQSRFRRICVFCGSSQGKKKSYQDAAVELGKELVARNIDLVYGGGSVGLMGLVSQAVYNGGRHVIGVIPKTLMPREITGETVGEVKAVADMHQRKAEMARQSDAFIALPGGYGTLEELLEVIAWAQLGIHDKPVGLLNVDGYYNSLLSFIDKAVEEEFISPSARHIIVLAPTPKELLEKLEAYSPRHDKVVPKMQWEMEKMSYCKSCEIPGLKEGNKATIQAQRGSML; encoded by the exons ATGATGGATACAGATCACACTGAGATAATTAAGGAGGGAGAGGCAGTAGTGGAAGCCATGGCTCTACTCCAGTCTCGGTTCAGGAGGATATGCGTCTTCTGCGGGAGCAGCCAGGGCAAGAAGAAGAGCTACCAGGACGCAGCCGTTGAGCTTGGCAAGGAGCTG GTAGCAAGGAACATTGATCTAGTGTATGGTGGAGGAAGTGTGGGGCTCATGGGCCTGGTCTCTCAAGCTGTCTACAATGGAGGGAGGCATGTTATTGG GGTGATTCCCAAGACTCTTATGCCTAGAGAG ATTACGGGTGAGACAGTAGGGGAGGTGAAAGCAGTGGCAGATATGCATCAGAGGAAGGCTGAGATGGCCAGGCAATCTGATGCGTTCATAGCACTGCCTG GTGGGTATGGAACACTTGAAGAGCTCCTGGAAGTAATTGCCTGGGCTCAGCTCGGCATTCACGACAAGCCG GTTGGCCTGCTAAATGTGGACGGCTACTACAACTCTCTGCTGTCGTTCATCGATAAAGCTGTGGAGGAAGAGTTCATCAGCCCCTCTGCGCGCCATATCATCGTGTTAGCTCCAACACCAAAAGAACTTCTCGAGAAGCTAGAG GCGTACTCCCCTCGGCATGACAAGGTCGTGCCGAAGATGCAGTGGGAGATGGAGAAGATGAGCTACTGCAAGAGCTGCGAGATCCCTGGCCTGAAAGAAGGCAACAAGGCGACCATCCAAGCACAGCGAGGAAGCATGCTCTga